The region TTGCCAGATATTGATCCGCACAAAATAGATTTGTACCGATGCAAGTAAATACGGTCGCGCTAAATAGGGATCCCCTTCCCTTTACCCATTTTAAAACCGACTCGGCAAGAGTCTGGGTCATTCCCCCACCTTCCATAATACCTGCATAAAACATGGCAGAAAGGATGAGCCAAACCGTGGAAAGCATGGAAGCCATTCCTCCTCTGGATAACAATTCATCCACTAATGGTTGTCCGGTCTTCACCTTAGTTCCTTCCGCGGCAGCAGTTACTAATGACTTGAATGCAAGAGAGGCAGACTCTTGAAAATGATCCGATCCAGAGTAAAGATTTTCCTGAGTAAATAATGCGCAGATGCCTCCGCTCACGATCCCAATAAAGATGGAGGGGATTGCGGACATTCTGAAATAGATTAATAAAAACGTAATAAAAGGAGGAATCAAGAGCACCCAGGAAATTCTAAACTCGGATCTCAATGCAGAAATAACTGGAGCAGTTGCAGTTTGAGTTTCACCGGAGCTTTCCCCCATTCCGAGGAGAGTAAAAACCACCAAACAGATCAGGAAGGCAGGTAATGTAGTCCTAGCCATATTACGAATATGCGATAGAAGCGAAACTCCCGTAATGGAAGAAGCCAGATTCGTAGTTTCCGAAAAGGGCGAAAGCTTGTCCCCGAAATACGCTCCTGATACGATCGCACCGGCGACCATTCCCAAAGGTTTTCCAAGCCCTGCACCCACTCCGATCAAGGCTACTCCGATCGTACCTGCCGTGGACCAGGAACTTCCTGTAGCAAGGGAAACTACTGAAGACAAGACTAACGCGGAGGGTAAAAATATCTCAGGCTTGAGAAGTTCCAATCCCCAAACGATCAAAGCAGGAACGATCCCGGATCGGATCCAAATACCGATGAGTGCTCCGATCAAGAGAAGAATTACGATCGGCTGTAATACATTTCTCATGGAATCTAAGACTGTCTCTTCAATCCGAACCCAGGAGATCCCTCTCAATCTAGAGATCCCTGCAGAAAGAGCTCCTGCACTGAACAAGAGGATTTGCGCAGGGCCTTCTGCAATTCCACTTCCGAATACAAAGCCTGCAGTACTTAAGGAAACGATTAAAAAGAATAAGGGAAGAAAGGAGATCCAAATCCCTGGATCGTTTTGTTTCATTTTGGAAAATCCTCGGGTAAAGGACAGAGAATACGTATCCTTTTCTTTTGAAATGGATGAACGAAGGCAACAGAACGGGAATGCAGAGCCTGCCTAGACATTCCCAATCTAGAAAGCAAATCCGGAGCCTCTCCTTGTATGAATTCTATAAAAACATTTTCATCTTTTCCATAGATCTTATCTCCAAGCAAGGGAAAGCCTAAGGAAAAAAGAGTCGCTCTGATCTGATGCAATCTTCCTGTCTTAGGAAGACAAAGAAGTTTGGAAAACAATTTGCCTTGATGAATTCCTTCTCCTAGTTTTAGAAAACTTGTTTCAGAAGATTCTAATTCTTCTGGAGAGATCTGCAAATCTTTAGATTCTTCAGAAGATACAAAGGCTCTTTTTTTACGAATTTGAGAAGAAGGATCCGTAAACAGAAATCCGATCGCTTTCTTCTTCTTAGGAAAACTTCCCCAAACATAGGCAATATAGGTCTTACGCACCTTTCTCTTTGCGAATAAGTCGGAAAGTCGAAATGCAGCTTCTGGATCTTTTCCGAATAAGACGACTCCTGAAGTTTCCCGATCCAATCTATGGATCAAATACGGTCTTTGAAATCTGGGATCGGCTTCTAAGATATCCACTAAATTGTTTTTGCGGTATCGACCCGCGCCGTGAACCGGTAGGTCTCCCGATTTTTCTACGGCAAGAAATCGATCGTCTTCGTACAATACTCGAAACTCCTTTTTGACTTCCGGTTCCTCGATCTCTCCAGGAAGGTATAGGATCTCTTCACCTTCTTTCAATAGATAAGAAGCCTTTGCAATCTTTCCTTGTACGAGTATTTTACCTTCTTCTAATGTTTTTCTCCAAACGGATCTGGATTGATAAGTAAATCTATTTGCTAAGAACACATCCAAGCGGACTCCAGCCTCTTCTTTTCCGATCTTGGTCCGAAGAGATTCTTGTGATCGGAGTTCAGCCAGGGAG is a window of Leptospira semungkisensis DNA encoding:
- the nhaC gene encoding Na+/H+ antiporter NhaC, which produces MKQNDPGIWISFLPLFFLIVSLSTAGFVFGSGIAEGPAQILLFSAGALSAGISRLRGISWVRIEETVLDSMRNVLQPIVILLLIGALIGIWIRSGIVPALIVWGLELLKPEIFLPSALVLSSVVSLATGSSWSTAGTIGVALIGVGAGLGKPLGMVAGAIVSGAYFGDKLSPFSETTNLASSITGVSLLSHIRNMARTTLPAFLICLVVFTLLGMGESSGETQTATAPVISALRSEFRISWVLLIPPFITFLLIYFRMSAIPSIFIGIVSGGICALFTQENLYSGSDHFQESASLAFKSLVTAAAEGTKVKTGQPLVDELLSRGGMASMLSTVWLILSAMFYAGIMEGGGMTQTLAESVLKWVKGRGSLFSATVFTCIGTNLFCADQYLAIVVPGKMFNEAYSRKGIDPRNLSRCLEDSGTMTSPLVPWNSCGSFMAAALGVPTLVYLPYAFLNLLSPLFSLITGWTGWGFAGTYNKNTEAKKI
- a CDS encoding RluA family pseudouridine synthase; protein product: MFLANRFTYQSRSVWRKTLEEGKILVQGKIAKASYLLKEGEEILYLPGEIEEPEVKKEFRVLYEDDRFLAVEKSGDLPVHGAGRYRKNNLVDILEADPRFQRPYLIHRLDRETSGVVLFGKDPEAAFRLSDLFAKRKVRKTYIAYVWGSFPKKKKAIGFLFTDPSSQIRKKRAFVSSEESKDLQISPEELESSETSFLKLGEGIHQGKLFSKLLCLPKTGRLHQIRATLFSLGFPLLGDKIYGKDENVFIEFIQGEAPDLLSRLGMSRQALHSRSVAFVHPFQKKRIRILCPLPEDFPK